In Pseudoliparis swirei isolate HS2019 ecotype Mariana Trench chromosome 9, NWPU_hadal_v1, whole genome shotgun sequence, a genomic segment contains:
- the troap gene encoding uncharacterized protein troap isoform X1, translating into MDPSSVLCQQSQNKIRRDIMRTMNEHNKIPAHPKPSKLFSAPHLSNQNIEIQDPGISETGRKAPVQPGVSRLPVLARSLRLQTPSNFSQSHCRWEEKLLSGKTKNKRPCTRPIPFNLSQPKKSRVAPENHQPLPVSQSRTSTRAVQPDNNVCNARLKTPNNNAKPIKPPAMLNRNVDSTTGTSNKKIPEDTHKQISGQFGPSNTFKTSTISDNPLSHVPNNALHQTSAAPSAQPASTAEACLDNMSLLNLNDPAKTSHVSRNTQLTTEGSFPKGSTEIGVSDKRENFQSDHAALLSILRSEGVRVTDVGSATPQSNSYNYLPKRVSVMKSRQKAGPTTGSVRSLPFSPDPTALQSILQNEGVKGGGPAGATPRNSTCPPGRGTSIYTAQRVPLRKNRAEAAGGPPVLLSSAIAIKVTPLKTWTPQRVRDTRHQPMSAVKLHLSTQPSPFCTPGLRSCKAELEPHQEEVVQRLFDDQEDEQSTHVTDKDPETPAERLPVQRTTTKSQCEETVEGSRLGGNEVAEDQQSIVGGQTFFQALQRESVIFFSMGKTLLRAPRFKKQEDSARHEQHGPVLPAHKEMWPVPVPPSEIHPPVQRLHRDLVVQKTCALSPAVAMLRKRFPPLEELLLDEEVACYTSASVPDAPGFLPPRPRCGNPLASIWHSKEAYTFVPIGFDPSSGCCSPQSSPLWET; encoded by the exons CAACCAGAATATTGAGATCCAGGATCCAGGAATCTCAGAAACAGGTAGGAAGGCACCTGTGCAACCAGGTGTCAGCAGGCTTCCAGTGCTTGCAAGGTCCCTGCGTCTCCAGACTCCGTCCAACTTCAGTCAATCTCACTGTAGGTGGGAGGAGAAACTTCTGTCT GGGAAAACTAAGAATAAAAGGCCATGCACCAGGCCTATACCTTTCAACCTGTCTCAGCCAAAGAAATCAAGAGTGGCCCCTGAAAATCATCAACCCCTCCCAGTTTCTCAGTCAAGGACCAGCACCCGTGCTGTCCAACCTGATAACAATGTATGCAATGCTCGTCTAAAAACCCCAAACAATAATGCAAAACCTATAAAACCGCCCGCTATGTTAAACCGCAATGTGGACTCAACGACAGGGACATCTAATAAAAAGATTCCAgaagatacacacaaacagatttcAGGACAATTTGGGCCTTCCAACACATTTAAGACTTCAACCATTTCAGACAACCCTTTATCACACGTTCCCAATAACGCTCTGCATCAGACCAGCGCTGCTCCTTCTGCACAGCCTGCATCTACGGCAGAGGCTTGTTTGGATAACATGAGCCTGCTTAATCTCAACGATCCAGCCAAGACATCACATGTTAGCCGAAACACGCAGCTGACCACAGAGGGCAGTTTTCCCAAAGGTTCAACCG AAATCGGCGTTTCAGACAAAAGGGAGAACTTCCAGTCCGACCATGCAGCTTTGCTCAGTATCCTTCGGAGCGAAGGAGTAAGAGTCACAGATGTGGGATCTGCAACTCCACAGTCCAACTCCTACAACTACCTG CCCAAGCGAGTGTCTGTCATGAAGAGTCGACAAAAAGCCGGACCCACTACGG GATCCGTAAGGTCGTTGCCGTTCTCCCCGGACCCCACTGCGCTGCAAAGTATCCTGCAGAACGAGGGAGTGAAGGGAGGAGGGCCTGCTGGCGCCACACCCCGAAACTCCACCTGTCCACCGGGCAGAGGCACTTCAATCTACACC GCTCAGAGAGTGCCGCTCAGAAAGAATCGTGCGGAAGCGGCAGGCGGACCACCAG TTCTGTTATCCTCAGCAATAGCGATCAAAGTGACTCCACTGAAGACGTGGACTCCGCAGAGGGTCCGCGATACCAGGCATCAGCCCATGTCTGCTGTG AAATTGCATCTGTCGACACAACCGTCACCGTTCTGCACTCCTGGCCTACGGAGCTGCAAGGCCGAACTTGAGCCGCACCAGGAG GAGGTTGTCCAGAGATTGTTCGACGATCAAGAGGACGAGCAAAGCACACATGTGACGGACAAAGACCCTGAGACACCAGCGGAGCGACTCCCAGTTCAACGCACAACT ACTAAATCCCAGTGCGAAGAAACGGTAGAGGGCAGCAGGCTCGGTGGCAACGAGGTCGCGGAGGATCAGCAGAGCATTGTGGGAGGACAGACGTTCTTCCAGGCACTGCAAAGAGAGTCTGTCATTTTTTTCTCAATGGGCAAAACGCTGTTAAGAGCTCCGCGCTTTAAGAAGCAGGAAGACTCAGCCCGTCACGAGCAGCATGGCCCGGTGCTGCCAGCGCATAAAGAGATGTGGCCGGTGCCGGTGCCGCCCTCTGAGATCCACCCACCTGTTCAGCGTCTGCACAGAG ACCTCGTTGTTCAGAAGACGTGTGCTCTGAGTCCTGCCGTGGCAATGCTGCGGAAGCGTTTTCCTCCTCTGGAGGAGCTTCTTTTGGACGAGGAGGTGGCCTGCTACACCTCAGCGTCTGTCCCGGATGCTCCCGGTTTTCTCCCCCCTCGGCCCCGCTGTGGAAACCCGCTGGCCTCCATCTGGCACTCCAAAGAGGCCTAT ACATTTGTTCCGATTGGTTTCGATCCCTCGTCCGGCTGTTGTTCTCCACAAAGCTCTCCGCTGTGGGAGACGTGA
- the troap gene encoding uncharacterized protein troap isoform X2 — protein MDPSSVLCQQSQNKIRRDIMRTMNEHNKIPAHPKPSKLFSAPHLSNQNIEIQDPGISETGRKAPVQPGVSRLPVLARSLRLQTPSNFSQSHCRWEEKLLSGKTKNKRPCTRPIPFNLSQPKKSRVAPENHQPLPVSQSRTSTRAVQPDNNVCNARLKTPNNNAKPIKPPAMLNRNVDSTTGTSNKKIPEDTHKQISGQFGPSNTFKTSTISDNPLSHVPNNALHQTSAAPSAQPASTAEACLDNMSLLNLNDPAKTSHVSRNTQLTTEGSFPKGSTEIGVSDKRENFQSDHAALLSILRSEGVRVTDVGSATPQSNSYNYLPKRVSVMKSRQKAGPTTGSVRSLPFSPDPTALQSILQNEGVKGGGPAGATPRNSTCPPGRGTSIYTAQRVPLRKNRAEAAGGPPAIAIKVTPLKTWTPQRVRDTRHQPMSAVKLHLSTQPSPFCTPGLRSCKAELEPHQEEVVQRLFDDQEDEQSTHVTDKDPETPAERLPVQRTTTKSQCEETVEGSRLGGNEVAEDQQSIVGGQTFFQALQRESVIFFSMGKTLLRAPRFKKQEDSARHEQHGPVLPAHKEMWPVPVPPSEIHPPVQRLHRDLVVQKTCALSPAVAMLRKRFPPLEELLLDEEVACYTSASVPDAPGFLPPRPRCGNPLASIWHSKEAYTFVPIGFDPSSGCCSPQSSPLWET, from the exons CAACCAGAATATTGAGATCCAGGATCCAGGAATCTCAGAAACAGGTAGGAAGGCACCTGTGCAACCAGGTGTCAGCAGGCTTCCAGTGCTTGCAAGGTCCCTGCGTCTCCAGACTCCGTCCAACTTCAGTCAATCTCACTGTAGGTGGGAGGAGAAACTTCTGTCT GGGAAAACTAAGAATAAAAGGCCATGCACCAGGCCTATACCTTTCAACCTGTCTCAGCCAAAGAAATCAAGAGTGGCCCCTGAAAATCATCAACCCCTCCCAGTTTCTCAGTCAAGGACCAGCACCCGTGCTGTCCAACCTGATAACAATGTATGCAATGCTCGTCTAAAAACCCCAAACAATAATGCAAAACCTATAAAACCGCCCGCTATGTTAAACCGCAATGTGGACTCAACGACAGGGACATCTAATAAAAAGATTCCAgaagatacacacaaacagatttcAGGACAATTTGGGCCTTCCAACACATTTAAGACTTCAACCATTTCAGACAACCCTTTATCACACGTTCCCAATAACGCTCTGCATCAGACCAGCGCTGCTCCTTCTGCACAGCCTGCATCTACGGCAGAGGCTTGTTTGGATAACATGAGCCTGCTTAATCTCAACGATCCAGCCAAGACATCACATGTTAGCCGAAACACGCAGCTGACCACAGAGGGCAGTTTTCCCAAAGGTTCAACCG AAATCGGCGTTTCAGACAAAAGGGAGAACTTCCAGTCCGACCATGCAGCTTTGCTCAGTATCCTTCGGAGCGAAGGAGTAAGAGTCACAGATGTGGGATCTGCAACTCCACAGTCCAACTCCTACAACTACCTG CCCAAGCGAGTGTCTGTCATGAAGAGTCGACAAAAAGCCGGACCCACTACGG GATCCGTAAGGTCGTTGCCGTTCTCCCCGGACCCCACTGCGCTGCAAAGTATCCTGCAGAACGAGGGAGTGAAGGGAGGAGGGCCTGCTGGCGCCACACCCCGAAACTCCACCTGTCCACCGGGCAGAGGCACTTCAATCTACACC GCTCAGAGAGTGCCGCTCAGAAAGAATCGTGCGGAAGCGGCAGGCGGACCACCAG CAATAGCGATCAAAGTGACTCCACTGAAGACGTGGACTCCGCAGAGGGTCCGCGATACCAGGCATCAGCCCATGTCTGCTGTG AAATTGCATCTGTCGACACAACCGTCACCGTTCTGCACTCCTGGCCTACGGAGCTGCAAGGCCGAACTTGAGCCGCACCAGGAG GAGGTTGTCCAGAGATTGTTCGACGATCAAGAGGACGAGCAAAGCACACATGTGACGGACAAAGACCCTGAGACACCAGCGGAGCGACTCCCAGTTCAACGCACAACT ACTAAATCCCAGTGCGAAGAAACGGTAGAGGGCAGCAGGCTCGGTGGCAACGAGGTCGCGGAGGATCAGCAGAGCATTGTGGGAGGACAGACGTTCTTCCAGGCACTGCAAAGAGAGTCTGTCATTTTTTTCTCAATGGGCAAAACGCTGTTAAGAGCTCCGCGCTTTAAGAAGCAGGAAGACTCAGCCCGTCACGAGCAGCATGGCCCGGTGCTGCCAGCGCATAAAGAGATGTGGCCGGTGCCGGTGCCGCCCTCTGAGATCCACCCACCTGTTCAGCGTCTGCACAGAG ACCTCGTTGTTCAGAAGACGTGTGCTCTGAGTCCTGCCGTGGCAATGCTGCGGAAGCGTTTTCCTCCTCTGGAGGAGCTTCTTTTGGACGAGGAGGTGGCCTGCTACACCTCAGCGTCTGTCCCGGATGCTCCCGGTTTTCTCCCCCCTCGGCCCCGCTGTGGAAACCCGCTGGCCTCCATCTGGCACTCCAAAGAGGCCTAT ACATTTGTTCCGATTGGTTTCGATCCCTCGTCCGGCTGTTGTTCTCCACAAAGCTCTCCGCTGTGGGAGACGTGA